One genomic segment of Methanobacteriaceae archaeon includes these proteins:
- a CDS encoding putative DNA binding domain-containing protein yields the protein MEFKSSLSDKDAIMKTISAFSNKRGGIILVGVNDNGEVIGVGMGRNTLEQLANEIRRETDPSVSPYIDDPLVNGNKIILIEVSESTEKPVFYRNKAYIRVGRTNQKLSSTEIRSLITNEHRVTSWDEQIIEEATLEDIDDKQVENFLKLASIKRNLDLDPKTPKKEALNRLELTRDGQLTNAAVLLFGSNPQRFVLQAITQCARFKGIDTDEFEDVRNFEGTIIDQREDALKFIGKHIGKSAKIEGVERVEEFEYPLEAIREAVTNALCHRDYRINSNVQIRIFEDRIEIWGCGPLPEPLTVEDLKKAHDSIRRNPLVAKCFYRIGFVEEWGTGTQRIIKSCLENGLPEPLFEIKSGSLVVIIRKYKYAQLRKSEIGERQKKAIDYLLKNGRITNEEYRRINPDIGRYTALKDLKDLVSKGVITAEGKGRYTYYILV from the coding sequence ATGGAGTTTAAGTCTTCATTATCTGATAAAGATGCAATAATGAAAACTATTTCCGCTTTTTCCAACAAAAGAGGTGGGATTATCTTAGTGGGGGTTAATGATAATGGTGAAGTCATTGGAGTTGGTATGGGAAGAAACACCTTGGAACAGTTGGCAAATGAAATTAGAAGAGAAACAGATCCTTCCGTTTCTCCTTATATCGATGATCCCCTTGTGAATGGAAATAAGATCATCCTGATTGAAGTATCAGAAAGCACTGAAAAACCCGTTTTCTATCGGAACAAGGCCTACATCAGAGTGGGGAGAACTAATCAGAAGCTTTCATCCACGGAAATTAGAAGTTTGATAACCAATGAACATCGAGTCACCTCCTGGGATGAACAGATCATAGAAGAAGCTACCCTTGAAGATATCGATGATAAACAAGTGGAAAACTTTCTAAAACTTGCATCCATTAAAAGAAATCTGGATTTGGATCCTAAAACACCAAAAAAAGAAGCCTTGAACCGGCTGGAATTAACTAGAGATGGGCAACTAACCAACGCAGCAGTACTTCTTTTTGGTTCTAATCCTCAAAGGTTTGTTTTGCAAGCCATAACACAATGCGCCAGGTTTAAAGGTATTGATACAGATGAATTTGAGGATGTGCGAAATTTTGAAGGCACCATTATTGATCAAAGAGAAGATGCTTTGAAATTCATAGGTAAACATATTGGGAAAAGTGCGAAGATAGAAGGTGTGGAGAGGGTTGAAGAGTTTGAATACCCACTGGAAGCCATCCGTGAAGCAGTTACCAATGCTCTCTGTCATAGAGATTACAGGATCAATTCAAATGTCCAGATAAGAATATTTGAGGATAGAATAGAAATCTGGGGCTGTGGACCACTACCTGAACCATTAACCGTGGAAGATCTTAAAAAAGCGCATGATTCCATACGAAGGAATCCTTTAGTAGCTAAATGTTTTTACAGAATAGGCTTTGTAGAAGAGTGGGGTACTGGAACTCAGAGAATAATCAAGTCCTGCCTGGAAAATGGATTACCTGAACCTCTTTTTGAGATTAAATCTGGGAGTCTTGTGGTTATCATCCGAAAATATAAATATGCGCAATTAAGGAAAAGTGAGATAGGTGAAAGACAAAAAAAAGCAATAGATTACTTATTAAAGAATGGAAGAATAACCAACGAAGAATACAGGCGAATAAACCCTGATATTGGACGATACACAGCTTTAAAAGACTTGAAAGACCTAGTTAGTAAGGGAGTTATCACTGCTGAAGGTAAGGGCAGATATACCTATTACATTCTCGTTTAA
- a CDS encoding SAM-dependent DNA methyltransferase has product MGVMVISKTSNGANLGFEQKLWSAADKLRNNMDAAEYKHVVLGLIFLKYISDAFLEVHEGLTADEYADPEDKDEYLALNVFWVPPEARWDQLEKNAKKPEIGKLIDNAMEVIERENPDLKGVLPKNYAREALDKQSLGGIIDLIGTIGLGDKESKSKDILGRVYEYFLGQFANAEGKKGGQFYTPRSIVKILVEMIEPYQGRVYDPCCGSGGMFVQSEKFVESHEGRLGDISIYGQESNQTTWRLCKINLAIRGIDSNIQWGDTFTQDKHRDLKADYILANPPFNDKDWKAELLEEDPRWKYGMPPKRNANFAWVQHFIHHLAPTGIAGFVLANGSMSAGGQEGKIREKIVKGDLVDCMVALPSQLFYNTGIPACLWFISRDKSNGKFRDRRGEILFIDARKMGYMADRTHRELSDEDIKEIADTYHAWRGEGGEYEDIRGFCKSVTLDEVKKHDYILTPGRYVGFAEEEEDPEEFEEKMRKLTSELRDQFQESERLEKEIRKNLKMLGYEI; this is encoded by the coding sequence ATGGGGGTTATGGTTATCAGTAAAACATCCAATGGTGCGAATTTAGGGTTTGAACAGAAATTATGGTCAGCTGCGGATAAACTCAGAAATAACATGGACGCTGCTGAGTATAAACACGTGGTTTTAGGCCTTATTTTTTTAAAATATATTTCAGATGCTTTTTTAGAAGTTCATGAAGGTTTAACCGCTGATGAGTATGCTGATCCAGAGGATAAGGATGAGTATTTAGCTCTGAATGTTTTCTGGGTGCCACCGGAGGCCCGGTGGGACCAGTTAGAGAAGAATGCTAAAAAGCCGGAGATTGGTAAACTCATAGATAATGCCATGGAGGTTATTGAAAGGGAAAACCCTGATCTTAAAGGTGTTTTGCCCAAAAATTATGCTCGGGAGGCTTTGGATAAGCAGAGCCTGGGTGGTATCATCGATCTTATTGGAACCATTGGCCTGGGAGATAAGGAAAGTAAAAGCAAGGACATCCTGGGCAGGGTTTATGAATACTTTTTAGGACAGTTCGCCAATGCAGAAGGGAAAAAGGGCGGCCAGTTCTACACACCCCGCAGTATAGTTAAGATTCTGGTGGAGATGATTGAACCCTACCAGGGACGGGTCTATGACCCCTGCTGTGGCAGTGGAGGGATGTTCGTTCAATCCGAGAAGTTCGTGGAATCCCATGAGGGACGCTTGGGAGACATTTCCATCTATGGCCAGGAGTCCAACCAGACCACCTGGAGGCTGTGTAAGATTAACCTGGCCATCCGTGGTATTGATTCTAATATACAGTGGGGTGACACTTTCACCCAGGACAAGCACCGGGATCTCAAGGCTGATTACATCCTGGCCAATCCCCCCTTTAATGACAAGGACTGGAAGGCAGAACTTCTGGAGGAAGATCCGCGCTGGAAGTATGGGATGCCTCCTAAGAGGAATGCCAACTTCGCCTGGGTTCAGCACTTCATTCATCATCTCGCACCTACTGGTATTGCTGGATTCGTCCTAGCCAATGGCTCCATGTCAGCCGGTGGGCAGGAAGGTAAAATCCGGGAAAAAATAGTTAAAGGGGATCTGGTTGATTGTATGGTGGCTTTACCCTCCCAGTTGTTCTACAACACTGGAATACCAGCCTGTCTGTGGTTCATCAGCCGGGATAAGAGTAATGGTAAATTCCGGGACCGTCGGGGTGAAATACTTTTCATTGATGCTAGGAAGATGGGCTACATGGCTGACCGCACCCACCGCGAACTCAGCGATGAAGATATAAAAGAGATAGCAGATACTTATCATGCCTGGAGGGGTGAAGGCGGAGAATATGAGGATATCCGTGGATTCTGCAAATCCGTCACCCTGGATGAGGTTAAAAAGCACGACTACATACTCACTCCGGGACGTTACGTGGGCTTTGCTGAGGAAGAGGAGGATCCGGAGGAGTTTGAGGAGAAGATGCGTAAGCTGACCTCAGAGTTGAGGGATCAATTCCAGGAGTCTGAACGGTTGGAAAAAGAAATCCGCAAGAATTTAAAGATGTTAGGATATGAAATTTAG